A single region of the Chitinophaga niabensis genome encodes:
- a CDS encoding family 10 glycosylhydrolase gives MIIRLLILCIIIFCSCSSTKPVATQVAPPPVLKARAEFRAAWVATVANINWPSKPGLSTAEQQAEAIRLIDSLKDLHFNAIVFQVRPQADALYKSDLEPWSYYLTGTQGKAPDPFYDPLDFWITAAHDRGLELHVWLNPYRAHHITGGPVTESSVVKKMPNLVVKLKEGYWWMDPALKGTQDHGVAVVMDLVKRYDIDGVHFDDYFYPYPSYNGNADFPDSTSWKEYQKKGGTLSRGDWRREAVNVFIERLYKEIKATKPFVKFGLSPFGMYRPGQPVPIPTGFDQYAELYADAKLWLNKGWIDYFSPQLYWTIRSAYSYPILLRWWEDENILHRHLWPGISLGTDTSARNTDETLNKIMITRGMIPQSPGVVHWHISSITRSPNMAKALISGPYKEDALVPSSPWLDASPPIMPDVQTAVEADSLIRITWSHTNAADVFRWVVYYQYGNQWNYQIFNRHDRFAILKVKENGRSLSHVAVTAVDRTGNESMRKDIQVQLTVAGIVPRSGWNAVEAKPYKSHKPVKITIHHEGSRSNINDDAAKHLRNVQIWGMGKDRNWSDIPYHFLIALDGTIYEGRNVNTAGETATEYDPSGHLLICCIGNFQEQEVPSAQLDALVRLIAYVSKKYRVPYETIASHRDYSKQTTCPGKNLYAYLENGYIKSQVKALLL, from the coding sequence ATGATCATCAGACTCCTCATACTTTGCATCATCATCTTCTGTTCCTGTTCCTCAACAAAGCCAGTTGCAACACAGGTCGCCCCGCCGCCGGTCCTGAAAGCCAGGGCGGAATTCAGGGCAGCCTGGGTGGCTACAGTGGCTAATATCAACTGGCCCAGCAAACCCGGCCTCAGTACTGCAGAACAACAGGCCGAAGCCATACGCCTGATAGATTCCCTGAAAGATCTTCATTTCAATGCCATTGTTTTCCAGGTCCGCCCCCAGGCAGATGCTTTATATAAAAGTGACCTTGAGCCATGGTCCTATTACCTCACCGGCACCCAGGGAAAAGCTCCTGACCCTTTCTATGATCCGCTGGACTTTTGGATCACCGCAGCGCACGATCGTGGCCTGGAATTACATGTATGGCTGAACCCATACCGTGCACACCATATAACAGGCGGCCCGGTAACAGAAAGTTCCGTGGTAAAGAAAATGCCCAACCTGGTGGTGAAACTGAAAGAAGGCTACTGGTGGATGGACCCTGCACTGAAAGGAACGCAGGACCATGGTGTAGCCGTAGTGATGGACCTTGTGAAAAGATATGATATAGACGGCGTACATTTTGACGATTACTTCTACCCATATCCCTCTTACAATGGCAATGCGGATTTCCCGGACAGCACCAGCTGGAAAGAATACCAAAAGAAAGGCGGGACGCTTTCCCGCGGAGATTGGCGAAGAGAGGCTGTGAATGTTTTCATTGAACGTTTGTATAAAGAAATTAAAGCAACAAAACCCTTTGTGAAATTTGGTCTCAGTCCATTTGGTATGTACCGCCCCGGCCAACCTGTTCCCATTCCCACCGGTTTTGATCAGTATGCGGAATTATATGCGGATGCAAAGCTATGGTTGAACAAAGGATGGATAGACTACTTCTCCCCGCAATTATACTGGACGATCAGATCTGCCTACAGCTATCCTATATTGCTGCGCTGGTGGGAAGATGAGAACATCTTACATCGCCATCTCTGGCCGGGTATCAGTTTAGGCACAGACACCAGCGCAAGGAATACTGACGAAACACTCAACAAGATCATGATCACAAGAGGCATGATCCCGCAAAGCCCCGGCGTGGTGCACTGGCACATCTCTTCCATTACCCGCAGTCCGAATATGGCCAAAGCATTGATCAGCGGCCCCTATAAAGAGGATGCCCTGGTGCCTTCCAGTCCCTGGCTGGATGCGAGTCCGCCCATTATGCCGGATGTGCAAACCGCAGTGGAAGCAGACAGTTTGATCCGGATCACCTGGTCTCATACCAATGCGGCAGATGTTTTCAGGTGGGTAGTATATTACCAGTATGGCAACCAGTGGAATTACCAGATCTTCAATCGTCATGATCGTTTTGCAATATTGAAGGTAAAGGAAAACGGAAGGAGCCTGAGCCATGTGGCCGTCACCGCAGTAGACCGTACGGGTAATGAAAGCATGCGAAAAGACATACAGGTGCAACTTACTGTTGCAGGCATCGTTCCCCGTTCCGGCTGGAACGCTGTAGAAGCCAAACCATACAAATCACATAAACCTGTGAAGATCACCATTCATCACGAAGGCTCCCGCTCTAACATAAATGATGATGCTGCAAAACATCTCAGGAATGTGCAGATCTGGGGCATGGGGAAAGACAGGAACTGGAGTGATATTCCCTATCATTTCCTGATAGCCCTTGACGGAACAATTTACGAAGGAAGAAATGTAAATACTGCCGGCGAAACTGCTACAGAATATGATCCTTCCGGGCATTTGCTGATCTGTTGTATCGGGAACTTCCAGGAGCAGGAAGTACCATCCGCACAGCTGGATGCCCTGGTCCGCCTGATCGCTTATGTGAGCAAAAAGTACCGGGTTCCTTATGAAACCATCGCTTCGCACAGGGATTATTCCAAACAAACAACCTGCCCCGGTAAAAACTTATATGCTTACCTGGAGAATGGGTATATCAAATCCCAGGTGAAGGCCTTGTTACTCTGA
- a CDS encoding AAA family ATPase, which yields MWTISTNKSWEYLEEQFDWVQVMKEIPQDSIHHAEGNVDVHTRIVLAELEGDPVYQHLSPQDKEILWASALLHDVEKRSTTVMEEDSRITSKGHARKGAQTARVILYRDIPTPFSIREQIFGLVKHHSLPLWLLEKRDPLKTIITASLEVNTAWLALLARADVLGRTCHDKADLLYRVDCFAEFCKEHGCWGTSRPFASGHARLHYLQKNDAYPDYVPFDHPEPRVILMSGLPGAGKDTYIRKHFSDIPVISLDDIRQEQGTAATDKTGNGHAIQAAREKAKEYLRNKKNFVWNATNITRQMRSQLIDLFLTYKAEVQIIYVEVPYAKLHPQNKNREAVIPVSALEKLVRKMEVPALWEAHEVVYYVS from the coding sequence ATGTGGACCATTAGCACTAATAAATCATGGGAATATCTGGAGGAGCAATTCGATTGGGTACAGGTAATGAAAGAAATTCCACAGGATAGTATACATCATGCAGAAGGTAATGTAGATGTACATACACGGATCGTACTGGCAGAGCTGGAAGGCGATCCGGTTTACCAGCATCTTTCACCACAGGATAAAGAGATCCTCTGGGCGTCAGCTCTATTGCATGATGTAGAGAAACGCAGTACAACGGTTATGGAAGAAGATAGCAGGATCACTTCAAAAGGACATGCACGTAAAGGAGCTCAAACAGCCAGGGTAATCCTCTATCGGGATATACCTACTCCTTTTTCTATTCGTGAACAGATCTTCGGACTTGTTAAGCATCATAGTTTACCGCTGTGGCTGCTGGAAAAACGTGATCCGCTGAAAACAATTATCACGGCCAGCCTGGAAGTGAATACGGCATGGCTGGCATTGCTCGCAAGGGCTGATGTACTGGGCAGGACCTGCCATGATAAAGCAGACCTGCTTTACCGTGTTGATTGCTTTGCAGAATTCTGTAAGGAACATGGCTGCTGGGGTACTTCCCGGCCTTTTGCTTCCGGCCATGCCCGCCTGCATTATCTGCAAAAGAATGATGCTTATCCGGATTATGTACCTTTTGATCATCCGGAACCAAGGGTGATATTGATGAGCGGATTACCAGGTGCCGGTAAGGATACTTATATCAGGAAGCATTTTTCAGACATACCAGTGATCTCACTGGATGATATCAGGCAGGAACAAGGGACGGCGGCGACAGACAAAACCGGGAACGGGCATGCTATTCAGGCAGCCAGGGAAAAGGCAAAGGAATATCTGCGCAACAAAAAAAACTTTGTGTGGAATGCTACGAATATCACACGCCAGATGCGGAGTCAGCTGATCGATCTTTTCCTTACCTATAAAGCCGAAGTACAGATCATATATGTTGAAGTCCCTTATGCAAAACTGCACCCTCAGAATAAAAACAGGGAAGCGGTCATACCAGTATCAGCTTTGGAAAAGCTGGTGCGTAAAATGGAGGTGCCGGCCTTATGGGAAGCACATGAAGTGGTATACTACGTCAGCTAA
- a CDS encoding RNA ligase family protein, translated as MAISQKYGRTYHYPFSPGTTSDDRIQHDYWDHLKKIPQLVHTEKLDGENNCLSRYGVFARSHAAPTVSPWTESLRRFWQSIKNDLGTLEVFLENLYAVHSIEYRQLHHHFFVFAVRENGRWLSWEETKFYAAMLELPVVPEISLFSPPAEKAVFEKEVKEIAASRGNFDPYNAGSGLPTIREGIVTRNKNGYAQEDFALNVFKYVRKGHVQTDEHWTRNWKRARLNYEGGDHVDH; from the coding sequence ATGGCTATTTCACAAAAATACGGCCGTACATATCATTACCCTTTCTCTCCAGGCACTACCAGTGACGACAGGATCCAGCATGATTATTGGGACCATCTTAAAAAGATCCCGCAGCTGGTGCATACGGAAAAGCTGGACGGAGAAAACAATTGTTTGTCCAGATACGGGGTATTTGCGCGTTCTCATGCAGCCCCTACTGTTTCGCCATGGACGGAAAGCCTCCGGCGTTTCTGGCAGAGTATCAAAAACGACCTGGGGACGTTGGAAGTTTTCCTGGAGAATTTGTATGCCGTCCATTCCATCGAATACAGGCAGCTGCATCATCACTTTTTTGTATTTGCGGTGCGGGAAAACGGAAGATGGTTAAGCTGGGAAGAAACGAAGTTCTATGCGGCAATGCTTGAATTACCAGTGGTGCCTGAGATCAGCCTTTTCAGTCCTCCCGCTGAAAAGGCAGTGTTTGAAAAGGAGGTAAAGGAGATCGCTGCCAGCCGCGGGAATTTTGATCCTTATAACGCAGGGAGTGGGCTGCCAACGATCAGAGAAGGAATTGTTACCCGTAACAAAAATGGTTATGCGCAGGAAGACTTTGCGCTGAATGTATTCAAATATGTAAGAAAAGGACACGTGCAAACAGACGAACATTGGACACGCAACTGGAAACGGGCACGTTTAAATTACGAAGGAGGTGATCATGTGGACCATTAG
- a CDS encoding glycoside hydrolase family 16 protein: protein MNKLRYFLLLLPFFAGSWGNSKPQSWKLIWEDQFNGPELDTTKWTKIPPNKADWGRHMSSDPQCYALKDGHLFLRGINNPDTLKDPRPFLTGGIYSKGKFAFQYGKIEIRAKLECAQGAWPAMWMLAEHDKYGKYPRNGEIDIMEHLNYDSIIYQTTHSWYTLELKQKNNPPHGGTAGLNIKDFNTFGLEWYPDKLVFTLNGKETFRYPRVKDVDPSQWPYDQPFYIMIDQQLGGNWVGKVDPAQLPVQMIVDWVKVYQ from the coding sequence ATGAATAAGCTGCGCTACTTTTTATTGCTACTTCCTTTTTTTGCAGGAAGTTGGGGAAACAGTAAACCCCAAAGCTGGAAGCTGATCTGGGAAGATCAGTTCAACGGCCCTGAACTGGACACCACTAAATGGACGAAGATCCCTCCAAATAAAGCTGATTGGGGCCGCCATATGTCCTCAGACCCGCAATGTTATGCACTAAAAGACGGGCATTTATTTCTGAGAGGGATCAACAATCCTGACACCCTCAAAGACCCACGACCTTTCTTAACTGGCGGTATCTACAGCAAGGGGAAATTCGCTTTTCAATACGGAAAGATAGAGATCCGTGCTAAGTTAGAATGTGCCCAGGGTGCCTGGCCTGCCATGTGGATGCTGGCAGAACATGATAAATACGGAAAGTACCCCAGGAACGGAGAGATAGACATCATGGAACATTTGAACTACGACAGCATCATTTATCAAACCACCCATTCCTGGTATACACTGGAACTCAAACAAAAGAATAATCCCCCGCATGGCGGAACCGCAGGATTGAATATCAAAGACTTCAACACCTTTGGCCTGGAATGGTATCCTGATAAGCTTGTATTCACCCTCAACGGAAAAGAAACCTTCCGCTATCCGCGTGTAAAGGACGTAGACCCATCGCAATGGCCTTATGATCAACCCTTTTATATCATGATAGATCAACAGCTCGGAGGTAACTGGGTAGGAAAAGTAGACCCGGCACAATTACCCGTTCAGATGATCGTAGATTGGGTGAAGGTGTATCAGTGA
- a CDS encoding alpha/beta hydrolase family protein: protein MSTKSLKLNVSPSIGKVSAKYITPDKPKCIFTLAHGAGAGMDHVFMETLADALSKVGIATLRFNFPFAENKKGRPDAPAVAHATIEAAIKKAQELHPKLPLFVSGKSFGGRMSSQYLATHLESAVSGIVFYGFPLHASGKPSIDRADHLKELKIPMLFLQGSKDTLATWELIETVCSSLKKATLVKLEGADHSFKAGKKDVMSLLVAETKIWVDKVLK, encoded by the coding sequence ATGAGTACAAAATCCCTCAAACTAAACGTTTCGCCTTCTATAGGTAAGGTTTCTGCAAAATATATCACACCGGATAAACCGAAGTGCATCTTCACCCTCGCACATGGAGCAGGGGCCGGTATGGACCATGTGTTTATGGAAACATTGGCGGATGCGCTTTCCAAAGTGGGCATAGCCACCTTGCGGTTTAATTTTCCTTTTGCCGAAAATAAAAAAGGTCGGCCGGATGCACCGGCTGTTGCCCACGCAACAATAGAAGCGGCTATCAAAAAAGCACAGGAACTGCATCCTAAACTACCTCTATTTGTTTCCGGCAAATCTTTTGGAGGACGCATGAGTTCGCAATACCTGGCAACTCATCTGGAGAGTGCTGTAAGCGGCATTGTTTTCTATGGGTTCCCACTTCATGCTTCCGGTAAACCCTCTATTGATCGGGCAGATCATCTGAAAGAACTGAAGATCCCTATGCTTTTTCTGCAAGGGAGTAAAGATACACTGGCCACCTGGGAGCTGATCGAAACAGTATGCTCCTCTTTGAAGAAGGCTACGCTGGTGAAGCTTGAAGGAGCAGACCATTCGTTTAAGGCAGGAAAAAAAGATGTGATGTCTTTATTGGTAGCTGAAACAAAGATCTGGGTGGACAAAGTGCTTAAATAG
- a CDS encoding DUF6194 family protein produces the protein MTIEAIKTYISQNFEQVNILEAGGDFFFMYEKNDKLPFATIVTKDNEYDTFSNLNREGSYRLNIGVDKDTFTPLFGGLTEKKGVEAHPEHWD, from the coding sequence ATGACAATAGAAGCCATAAAGACGTACATTTCTCAGAATTTTGAGCAGGTGAATATCCTTGAAGCAGGCGGGGATTTCTTTTTCATGTACGAAAAGAACGATAAACTCCCCTTTGCAACCATTGTAACAAAGGATAATGAATATGATACTTTTTCAAACCTGAACAGGGAAGGGTCCTATCGGTTAAATATTGGTGTGGACAAGGATACCTTTACACCACTGTTTGGCGGGCTTACTGAAAAGAAAGGTGTGGAAGCACACCCTGAACATTGGGATTGA
- a CDS encoding Imm49 family immunity protein has translation MEKESDKKERLSAVCQGITANYPRLMNALEAGTTNERFLSMTLWGHYESFALKAFFIDEDVAKAKRYFYNCGLRDVFLTARYDEKILDFGINHLSYALLSDNETLIREYANLRHSNYEAMIQNGRSTPMFALQCLIKEDWSEFERAMAIINTKTIRKLGMALDAEFYTALAEKNKEKIQQVIEELVSPKVHKKRNVHHILKNEFISHPAIGYAKLAWLKGIEVEIRSPLIPRELLEVAPLAVYEEIDLNETLS, from the coding sequence ATGGAGAAAGAATCTGATAAAAAAGAACGATTATCGGCCGTCTGTCAAGGCATTACAGCCAATTACCCACGATTGATGAATGCCTTGGAAGCAGGTACAACGAATGAACGCTTCCTTTCCATGACACTCTGGGGCCATTACGAGTCATTTGCGCTGAAGGCTTTTTTTATTGATGAGGACGTCGCAAAGGCCAAAAGATATTTTTACAATTGTGGCCTGCGGGATGTTTTTCTCACTGCCAGGTACGATGAAAAGATACTTGACTTCGGAATCAATCATTTGTCCTATGCATTATTAAGCGACAATGAGACCCTCATCAGAGAATATGCAAACCTTCGCCATAGCAACTATGAGGCAATGATACAAAATGGAAGAAGCACTCCCATGTTTGCACTCCAGTGCCTGATCAAAGAGGATTGGAGTGAATTTGAACGGGCAATGGCAATTATCAACACTAAGACCATCCGAAAGTTAGGAATGGCACTGGATGCGGAATTCTATACCGCGCTGGCTGAAAAGAACAAGGAGAAAATTCAACAGGTGATCGAAGAATTGGTATCACCTAAAGTGCATAAGAAAAGGAATGTACATCATATACTGAAAAACGAATTCATTTCACATCCCGCTATCGGATATGCAAAGCTCGCCTGGTTAAAAGGCATTGAAGTGGAAATTAGAAGCCCTTTAATACCCCGGGAGCTTTTAGAGGTTGCTCCATTGGCGGTGTATGAAGAGATTGACTTGAATGAAACACTTAGTTAA
- a CDS encoding FEKKY domain-containing protein, with product MRSILLVWMIFTVSCLQKAPDKRASAVKKDETALLWTDYRIGELPPEGYYDAIDSVVKKWNINYKRVEGGCEATVKDKEKHEAGNAGYFQELEKQYGKHWREQFNKEVRELDSILKSKKVHLVE from the coding sequence ATGAGGAGTATTTTATTGGTTTGGATGATATTCACAGTATCGTGCCTGCAAAAAGCACCAGATAAAAGGGCCAGCGCTGTAAAAAAGGATGAAACTGCTTTGCTATGGACAGATTACCGTATTGGAGAACTGCCACCAGAAGGGTATTATGATGCAATAGATAGCGTGGTTAAAAAGTGGAATATCAATTATAAAAGAGTGGAAGGAGGTTGCGAAGCAACTGTAAAAGATAAGGAAAAGCACGAAGCAGGAAATGCCGGATATTTCCAGGAGTTGGAAAAACAATATGGAAAACACTGGAGAGAGCAATTTAATAAAGAGGTAAGAGAATTGGACAGCATTTTGAAGTCAAAGAAGGTACACTTGGTAGAATAG
- a CDS encoding SRPBCC family protein, producing the protein MEQLPEENIPPVNHQPRKWLAIGVTTVISWLLTAVMFYKFTDYGIALFIFLPLFIGFGTTVLYGYGSKKPTSFGSFLKLGLLALLIYATGLLALGMEGLICILMSAPIGIALSLTGSLFGYWMITKLPGKAPTIMVILIGSIPLISFIERNSPPELNAVVTSIEINADPQTVWKNVVEFPQLNEPTELLFKTGIAYPINAKIEGSGVGAIRHCNFTTGSFVEPITVWDAPRLLKFDVLEQPAPMKELTFWNVDAPHLHDYFVSKCGQFKLTALPNGHTLLEGTTWYYHNIRPAIYWRLWSNYIIHEIHGRVLRHIKMNAESL; encoded by the coding sequence ATGGAACAGTTACCAGAAGAAAATATCCCACCTGTGAACCACCAGCCGCGCAAATGGCTAGCCATTGGTGTAACCACCGTCATTTCCTGGCTACTGACAGCAGTGATGTTTTATAAGTTTACAGATTATGGCATTGCGCTGTTTATTTTCCTTCCTCTTTTTATCGGGTTTGGCACAACGGTGCTATATGGTTATGGCAGCAAGAAGCCTACAAGCTTTGGCTCTTTCCTGAAGCTGGGCCTGTTAGCACTTTTAATTTACGCCACAGGGCTTCTCGCTTTGGGCATGGAGGGTTTAATATGCATTTTAATGTCGGCCCCGATAGGAATTGCGCTGTCGTTAACAGGAAGCCTGTTTGGCTATTGGATGATAACTAAGCTACCAGGGAAAGCTCCCACTATAATGGTAATACTGATAGGCAGCATTCCATTAATTTCATTTATAGAAAGGAACTCGCCGCCAGAATTGAATGCAGTGGTAACCTCCATCGAAATAAATGCCGATCCTCAAACGGTATGGAAGAATGTGGTTGAATTCCCGCAACTCAACGAGCCCACGGAGCTACTTTTCAAAACAGGTATTGCTTATCCCATCAATGCGAAAATAGAAGGATCAGGCGTAGGCGCCATCAGGCATTGCAACTTCACCACGGGTAGCTTTGTTGAACCTATTACGGTATGGGATGCCCCGCGGTTACTTAAATTTGATGTGCTGGAGCAGCCGGCCCCTATGAAAGAACTTACCTTCTGGAATGTTGATGCACCACATCTACATGATTATTTTGTTTCTAAATGCGGGCAGTTCAAATTGACTGCATTGCCTAATGGACATACGTTACTCGAGGGTACAACGTGGTATTATCATAATATTCGTCCCGCCATTTACTGGAGGCTATGGAGTAATTATATTATTCACGAAATTCACGGCAGAGTATTGCGGCATATAAAGATGAATGCGGAAAGTCTATAA
- a CDS encoding AMP-dependent synthetase/ligase: MHQPTRLFDVVTYQMQHYSKQDMLAAKVNGEWKKYSTSEVADVARRFSSGLLQLGIGDKELIVEKQDKISIISANRPEWILTDLACQQIGAVLVPIYPTISIPELEYILNDAETRFLFVQDADMYEKVQAVRDKLPSLREIFSFERIHGVKHWTDIVALAKPEDDARISSIMDSITPQNLATIIYTSGTTGTPKGCMLSHENIMSNVTACMPYLPVNEEARALSFLPLNHIFERMVTYLYLQAGVSVYYAESMETISDNLKEVKPSIFTTVPRLLEKVYEKIMAKGLELTGIKRALFYWAVDLGKQYEVNKNLGPWYNLKLSIANKLIFSKWREALGGNIKCIVTGAAACQIRLLKIFTAAQIAILEGYGLTETSPVISVNRFNEEDRMFGTVGPVISNVEVKMADDGEILCKGPNVTIGYYKRPDLTADAIQDGWFHTGDIGVLVQNKFLKITDRKKELFKTSGGKFVAPQPIENKFKESPFIEQIMVVGADRKFTGALIVPNFHNLEDWARKQKIPFPSHEEGLKNPQVRELFKQAVEKYNQFFNHIEQVKKFELMPHEWTVDGGEMTPTLKLKRKVILEKYRNEIERIYA, encoded by the coding sequence ATGCACCAACCTACCCGATTATTTGATGTGGTAACATATCAAATGCAGCACTATTCCAAGCAGGACATGCTCGCCGCAAAAGTGAACGGTGAGTGGAAAAAATACAGCACCTCAGAAGTAGCAGACGTGGCACGCCGTTTCAGTTCCGGTCTTTTGCAACTGGGCATTGGCGATAAGGAGCTTATCGTGGAAAAACAGGATAAGATCTCCATCATTAGTGCTAACCGGCCGGAATGGATACTCACGGACCTGGCCTGTCAGCAGATCGGCGCGGTGCTGGTTCCCATCTACCCTACCATCAGCATTCCTGAACTGGAATATATTCTGAATGATGCGGAAACGCGGTTCCTCTTTGTGCAGGATGCGGATATGTATGAGAAAGTACAAGCCGTTCGTGATAAACTTCCCTCCCTCCGGGAGATCTTTTCTTTTGAGCGCATTCATGGGGTTAAACACTGGACGGATATTGTGGCCCTGGCCAAACCGGAAGACGATGCCCGTATTTCTTCTATTATGGACAGCATCACTCCACAAAATCTCGCCACCATCATTTATACTTCCGGCACCACAGGCACTCCAAAGGGCTGTATGCTCAGCCATGAGAACATCATGAGTAATGTAACAGCCTGTATGCCATACCTTCCTGTAAATGAAGAAGCCCGTGCGCTAAGCTTCCTCCCCTTAAACCACATCTTTGAAAGGATGGTTACCTACCTCTACCTGCAGGCAGGGGTTTCCGTATATTATGCGGAAAGCATGGAAACCATATCAGATAATTTAAAAGAAGTAAAGCCCAGTATTTTCACCACAGTACCCCGTTTGCTGGAGAAAGTGTATGAAAAGATCATGGCTAAAGGGCTGGAACTGACCGGTATCAAACGCGCGCTCTTCTATTGGGCCGTAGACCTGGGGAAACAATACGAGGTCAATAAGAACCTGGGCCCCTGGTATAATCTCAAGCTTTCCATTGCCAATAAACTCATTTTCAGTAAATGGCGGGAGGCACTCGGAGGTAATATAAAATGCATTGTTACAGGTGCGGCGGCTTGCCAGATCCGCCTGCTCAAAATATTCACGGCTGCACAAATAGCCATCCTGGAAGGTTACGGACTTACCGAAACCTCTCCCGTGATCAGTGTGAACCGCTTTAACGAGGAAGACCGGATGTTCGGAACCGTGGGACCCGTTATCAGCAATGTGGAAGTGAAAATGGCCGACGATGGGGAGATCCTCTGCAAAGGCCCCAATGTGACCATCGGGTATTACAAACGGCCGGACCTGACTGCCGATGCCATCCAGGACGGATGGTTCCATACAGGGGATATTGGGGTGCTGGTGCAGAACAAATTCCTGAAGATCACCGACCGGAAAAAGGAGTTGTTCAAAACCTCCGGGGGTAAATTTGTGGCGCCCCAACCCATTGAGAATAAATTCAAAGAAAGCCCATTCATTGAGCAGATCATGGTGGTGGGTGCCGATCGTAAATTCACAGGGGCCTTGATAGTGCCTAATTTCCATAACCTGGAGGACTGGGCCAGGAAGCAGAAAATACCTTTCCCGAGCCATGAAGAGGGCTTGAAGAATCCGCAGGTCCGGGAGCTTTTTAAACAGGCAGTGGAGAAGTATAACCAGTTCTTCAACCATATTGAACAGGTAAAGAAATTTGAGCTGATGCCGCATGAATGGACGGTGGATGGCGGGGAAATGACACCTACCCTGAAATTGAAGCGGAAAGTGATACTGGAGAAGTACCGGAACGAGATTGAGCGGATCTATGCATAA
- a CDS encoding 2TM domain-containing protein, producing METNEQRDQRLWRIAKARAGFRTHLMTYLIINGFLWVIWLITDDHNGLPWPVWPMIGWGLGLAFAYYNAYHRDTFGDATSEYEKLQQKQQKG from the coding sequence ATGGAAACAAACGAACAAAGAGATCAACGCCTCTGGCGCATAGCAAAAGCCAGGGCGGGGTTCCGCACCCACCTGATGACCTATCTGATCATCAATGGTTTCCTCTGGGTCATCTGGCTGATCACAGATGATCATAATGGTCTTCCCTGGCCGGTATGGCCAATGATAGGCTGGGGCCTGGGGCTTGCATTCGCCTATTATAACGCTTATCACAGAGATACTTTTGGCGATGCCACCAGTGAATACGAAAAATTACAGCAGAAACAACAGAAAGGCTAG
- a CDS encoding YceI family protein — translation MHIIARLLFLSLIIGACQQVPKADKAEVTEAQSVKPEDGHGHHLDTTASILYWVGTKPTGEHKGSFRFTEGQLFTKDSTLTGGQFTININSLANLDLAATPDNKRKLEDELRGENFFDAANFPTAKFEITEVSTYHPSKDDKEVLLKDATHMIKGNLTMKNVTKNITFPAKIVMRKGEIKAEANFNIDRTQWGMTYRADKSLQDKLINSIVNIHFEIVTK, via the coding sequence ATGCACATCATTGCTCGTCTTCTTTTTCTTTCATTGATCATCGGGGCCTGCCAGCAGGTACCGAAAGCAGATAAAGCGGAGGTTACGGAAGCCCAGTCCGTGAAACCGGAAGATGGCCATGGCCATCACCTGGATACCACTGCCAGCATATTGTACTGGGTGGGTACCAAACCTACCGGTGAACATAAAGGTTCTTTCCGTTTTACGGAAGGGCAGTTATTTACCAAAGACAGTACTTTAACCGGCGGGCAGTTCACGATCAATATCAATAGTCTCGCTAACCTGGACCTTGCTGCTACGCCGGACAATAAACGAAAACTGGAAGATGAGCTGAGAGGCGAAAACTTCTTTGATGCCGCTAATTTCCCTACCGCAAAATTTGAGATCACGGAGGTGAGTACTTATCATCCCTCTAAAGATGATAAAGAGGTACTCCTGAAAGATGCGACCCACATGATCAAGGGTAACCTGACCATGAAAAATGTGACCAAAAACATCACTTTCCCTGCCAAGATTGTTATGCGGAAAGGGGAGATAAAAGCGGAAGCCAATTTCAATATAGACCGTACCCAGTGGGGCATGACCTACCGGGCCGATAAATCCCTCCAGGATAAACTTATCAATTCTATAGTCAATATCCATTTTGAGATTGTTACTAAGTAA